DNA from Macadamia integrifolia cultivar HAES 741 unplaced genomic scaffold, SCU_Mint_v3 scaffold23, whole genome shotgun sequence:
CCACCACAAGGAGAAAGGTTGAGAGGTAAAGCTCTTAATTAGTCTAATTCTAGGAAATGTGGGGGTGTGTTAATTGTGGTGCACATCGGGGACTAACCTAAGTGGATGTAGGGGATGTGGCCGCCGCCAATGAGAATTTATAGGCAAgttctctaaacattcatgagtCCAAGATAATGATCATGACAggttcaaaagtccaaagtgaTTATATGATGGTAGCTCAAAAAGTCGACTTATGGGATGTGGTTGATGGATCGGTGAGCTACACTAATGAGGAAATGTTCAAGGAGTCAGACTCTACCCGTACTCTATAGCGCaactcattagacctagtgtaggttcaagtctGAAAGACACCTACAATGATGCATCCTATAGTGTCTAATACAATCACAGCAGTTGTGTCCTTCGTGTCatttgaaacttgtgggggattgttagaatttatatttattttattataattaagtttcaaaatgaagtttttcttttatgtgttttatgacttgtaatgtTGTGGGACCCTTAGGGTCAAATTAGTGGAAAATGATCAATAACACCATATGGATgtcctaaattccattcatggccattaccacGAGTAGAGAGGTGGgtaaagagaattgattgggattaatttcatttatgaaattaattcttaattcatgccataggttattgttaaatggaggtaaatggtcaatatCATTATGTGGGTGTCCTAAAGCCCATtcatgatcactaccatgagtggggaggtgggctaaggaattgtttgggattaattcaatttattaaattaattataaattcatgtccatatgacattatttttcaattaacttgccattagtttgAGGTTACTCTTGGAGAATgcaagagggtgcaagggttggttttgggtatatataaacccaaccaaataccttccagagacacacattcacacattgacactcaatctatttctactctttgcaaTCATACAAGTCTTtatcttccttttattttatttaagtcttgtgtaaggttagagggggctgCTGTGCTGTAGCTTTTTACTCAtagaagggactagaagaatTGTCTCATCTTCTAGTAGAAGATTATTTTATCTTGAAGGTAGAGATGCAGAACAATTCTTAGCAGTAGAGgacatcaattaccttaaaagcaacactacaagtgtgactcaacctcaattacgatcgaagcttcttcagttgttgtggtggtgattcaacatctatttgaaGTTTATCCCTGTTTCATTTCAGCCAATgatcaatactacaacatcatagtagtttctactgcaaaagttttttattacaatttattttatttttgtaaaaaaattataatacaattacccaacagATACATCCTAAAAAAGAGGCATCGTGCTCCAAGGCCACATTGTAATcctatgataaaaaaaaaaatacacaattttttttttcaaatttacatAGATCAGAACCCCTCATTAAGTTACGAATAGCAAGTGATGACAtttaacataaaagaaaaaaagagaggagagattcTTTAAGCCACCAAGACAGTGTATGTTCCCACCTCTCTCTCAGACCTCATTAGTGAATTCCCCTACTATTCAAGATGAACCATGAGTGAGTGAACCATATGATTTCTTAAAATAACAGATTGATATTGGGAGATTGAGTTGATGGTTCCAATTAAAACCCATGATTATATTTGAACAATTGAGTTGGTGTCTTAGGTCTATTTGATAACGTTTATTTAAAAGTTTTTTTGGtgttccccccaaaaaaaaatatttatatataataaacaattttttttaaacgatTTGGATACAATAAATACTTACCTTGGCCTGCATCCCCTTACAAAAATGATGAAgcattttttatgtttaaaaacaaaaatgaatgcTTGCAAGTCATACCCAAACCTTGGCATTGAACGTGCCCAAATCCTCTGCTGTGAAGCAATGAGCGATAGTGAACATCAACGTCTAGGGGTACATACATACCAAGGCCTCCCAACATTTGGAATTCACTGCCACTCATCACTCACCACTCACCACTCACGGCTGAAAATCAAAACTAGACATTGAACACGCCATCTGATCCTTCTCTCACTCTACAAGAGTGAAGGCTTTGTAAAGTGggtaagatatttttttttcctatcacaCACATTGTTAAGTTGTAAGAAATACAAAATGTTGCCAAATAGACCCATAGGATATGTTTGGATgttaataaaagagaagaaaataaaaattaaattaaatttgatGAGATAGAGAAACATGTAAAAATTGCGTCAAGGCTCATATCGACGGTCCGCTTGCAGCTTGCCGTCTGGCGTCAGAATCTCACATGTTTGGTTCGatggaaaagagaggaaagtgaaagaaaaaaaaagggggggggggggtcgtCGTCTAAGCTTTTCCTCTCTGGACGTTATTGTTAGTTCCGAGTTCCGACTAAACCCTAGATCGATTCAGTCTATTCCTGCAAGCGAATTCGAGGAGCTGATCGAAGGCTCCATTCGAAGAAAATGTCTTCGACTCTACTGGAAGTAACGAGGGCGGGTCACGAGGAAGTAGAGCGTCTCGAGCGGCTTATAGTGAAGGATCTCCAGCGTGAGCCTGCTTCAAACAGGGAACGTTTGTTTCAAAGCCACCGAGTTCGAAACATGATCGATTCTATCATTTCCACCACTGAGAAACTCGTGAGTCTCCTATACCTCTTCTGTCATTTCGAAAGGGGTGaaaaaacaaattatttttcttgattttcacttCCATGATtgaggttttctttgaaattctcTGTTTCTTAATGTTTTGCAAGATTACCTTCCTTAATTTGCTTAATGAATGTCAATATTTTGCAGAATGAAATATATGAAGACAAAGATAACGCAAGGAAGGATGAGATTGCTGCTCTTGGAGGGCAGACTGCGACTGGTACCAATGTGTTTAGTTCGTTCTATGATAGATTGAAAGAGGTAAGTAGGCGTTTTTCGACTCAAATCCTTTCTTCTTTGCTcaaattgaaacttgaaagggagaagtttattttgttttaatgaaataatcatACAAGTTATCAAAGCAAAGCATGAAAGCATTAGCGCATCTACATTCCTGAGTTTGGCTACGTGTTCCACCATTTAACTCTTAGTTGAGCCATTAATCCGTTAAATCACAGGTCCTCCAATTATGTTTCTCACTACCTTGACTAGTGTATTTATGGCTTTTGCTAGCCCTCATCTTGCACAATATCGTGCTTTCTCACTGCTGTTTATTGGGATGTAATGATGACTTaatggaatttaaaaaaatctatgCAACCTTTGCAGATTCGTGAGTACCACAGACGTCATCCAGTCGCACGCGTTGTTGATGCCGGGGAGGAGTATGAGGAATTACTCAAACAAGAACCACATGTTGAGTTCAGTGGCGAGGTAACTCTCCCTAATATCTCCCCCTTTTCTGATTTTTGGTGGCGTTGTAACTTGCTGCAGTGAAAGTTTGTTGCATCTTCACTTGATTTAAGGATGATGCATCAAATTCTTTTTTCATAATTTCTGTATATAGTGGTAGTCTCAATATGTATTACTTTTGCACTGCACGGTACAATTTTGAGTAGAAAATTTTCATGACCAAAATGTTTTTGAGTCTTTTTGTCACTGTCATTTCTTTAAAGGACTAATTGTTGGTTTCCCtcgataaaattttagaaatatttttattttctattttctgttcttATGATTAATTTCATTATATGCCAGAAACAAACCAAGAGCTTAACTCaagctgaaaaataaaagaaaatttaaccCTTAGGTGATTTGTAGTCAAGGCTATTTATTGTATGATTTAGAGACAAACTAAACCATAtccagagaaaaagaaaataacttgaCCAATTTGCTCTGCATTACACTTTATTTCACTTGCCAGGGTCCACTGCTTTTCTTAATGAAGAGAATCCTAGACAAGAAATCTGCAGActaatttttcccttttatttttatttctagctTATTTTATAACATGCATTACCTCCCCGCTTGCAAGCAACCCctcctcacccccccccccccccaaaaaaaaaaaaagtgttctcACTGACCGGGATTTATTTTTCAGGAAGCTTTTGGCCGATACCTGGACTTGCATGAATTATATAATGAGTATGTTAATTCTAAGTTTGGAGAGCCTATTGAGTACTCTGCTTACCTGGATGTGTTTGCGCAACCGCATAAAATCCCTCGCAACCATAAGTTAACCAGGTAATCCTTTTATTGGTTCTGCTCGCAGTATAAATTGACAGATATTTTTCCCAGTTCTGCTAAGATTTCAACTGAGTGTTGTATCTTGACATGAAGGGATAgtttttaaatttttgtttGTTGCATTTGTTTCTGTAGACAGTACCGGGAATATTTGGAGCATCTGCTGGAATATCTGATATATTTCTTTCAGCGAAAGGAGCCCTTGCAAGACCTTGATAGGGTGTTCTCAAAGGTTCTTCAGttgccttctttatttttagctGCTATGCTTAGTTTACTGTACAAATGATTGGTTTTCCTTCAGCtgcattctttatttttacCTGCTATGCTTAGTTTACCGTACAAATGATTTAGTACCATTGCATTGGTTTCAATGATCTTATGGGCACTCTGAAGTGCACTCTTACTTTTTTTGTCTCGCTAAGTTTACAATGTTATATATCTATGAAATACTTTTCTCTAGTGCAAGTGGTCAGTTTCAGGTTTTAAGCTTAATTCTTACTTCTGTTTTATGAGGATAGGCCATCCTAGATGTTAGTAATAGTGAGAACTATGGccatcctatatatatatatatatagcaaagGGGATTTGAGCTGACTGATTATGTTAAAGTTCATTTTCTTTCAAATGCTTTCTGCTATATCACCATTCTGAAATAGTGATTGACTTCTCGCAGGTTGAAGCTGATTATGAAGAACTCTGGGTGGATGGTAAGATACAAGGATGGGAAAATAAGAGTCAAGAAAATGGACATGCTTCAGCTCAGGATTCTGTAATTGATCTAGATTACTACAGTAGTGTGGAGGAGCTAATCGAAGTGGGACCTGAAAGATTAAAGGAGGTGAACACCTTTTCTACTTGCCACTTTTTGGGCCAGCAGGTTACATTTATCTTTGGTCAAAGCTCAAAAAACTTGCATAATCAAttggataaaatagaaaagatatgTGGAAAAAGTATGCCTATGCTACCGCACCTTGGATTTCTAAGCACACTTCCAATGAAGGATTTAAGTCTCGGAATTGGGTATCGTATTGGAGGGGGATTTTAAGAAACATATTGTATCATATCGGAGAGATGCAAGATATTCTAAAGATACACATGGAAATGCTCAAGAAATCCATGGATGTGCTTATGATACATATGAAAAACAATCTTGAAGCATAAAGCACCTTATTAtgtaatatgtaaaatgcaaaTATATATCAGCTTGATTTGTTCCATCTGTAATTTGAGCATTGTAAGGCCCCAAAACTTGTTGACATGGTGAAGATTAGAGTCATTTTTTATGTTAGATGATTTCCTCCAACTtatatcaaagagaaaaacaagttaTCAAGGCCTTTGGTTGCTCCCACTAACCTTTTTTGTTTTACAGTTTTAAAAGAGGCATATCTTACCTATATCAGGACCTTATCAGCTCCGTATCGGTCAGGACAAACCTTTTTTGAAAAACAAGTATTTTATCAGAAACTATCGTATCGATAcctaccgatactgatacgtatCAGCCGATATGCTACCTACCGATATTTACAACCCTGCTTCTGATGTAAAGTAGCACTATCCAAACATAGGAAAGTACTTCGATTTAAAAAATGAGTATTTAATAAGTTGGATCCCTGTCAGTGAGTCTTTACTTCCACTCGAAGTTTTCAAACTGGGCTAGACAGCAAAATAACATGTTCAATTATAGTTTTCCCAGTTTGACCATggttttcaaaacaaaaaaaaaaaaaccggagATTCTAACTGGAAATTTGATAACCAAAGATGTGTTTGATTCCAAGTTTTTCTGGTTCCACTGCTGGTTCTGTCTGGTTTGAAAACAACAATTTCTCAGATGCCACAGGTTTGTGAGATCTTAGTATCATTTGAAAGTTAATTTGAATAACGTTCAAATGACAGTAAAATCATGCGAAatgacaaagaaaaagaagaattgcCTTAAAAATAAGTCTTGGTAACAGTACCTAGACCAAgtttaaataaaacaaaacaactcAAAACCTGGTTCAATATGAATTGACCACCTATAATTAATTGAGAAACTTGACTAGACTAAAATTttatcccaaataaaataattaatctCAAAATTCCCAAAATGTCATTGCtgcccaaatggagatattttcaGACTCAGAACTCGAATACAATTAAAATTCCTATAGTTTGAGCTAATCAATAACTGATAAACATCCTTGCACCATCCTGTAAATATGCTTTACAGGAAATTGGCCAGAGCCTTTTCATTTACCCCCCCCCTGCGGTTTTCGTTCAACAACATTAAACCCTTCCATAATGTTAGTAATTACtctttttttggagggggaTAAATGTACAAGCTAGTGATACAACAACAGTAACAGTAAGTACACTGTGAACCCAATGCCACCACAGGCACCATTCCTGTACAATGAACTTTACTAGTTTCAATTTACTTTGTTAACCTGTGTAGCCAAAAAGTTAGAGAAACCAATGATTTGCCAGTTGATGAGTCAGTTGTCTGGTGTGACTGAAGTATAGGATTTGAAaattcctttaatttttattatgttAATCCCCATCTTGTTACTTCTTTCAGGCATTGGCTGCTTTGGGGCTGAAAGCAGGTGGTACTGTTCAGCAACGTGCTGAGAGGCTTTTCCTCACAAAGGTATTAATGCTCCAATTCAGTCAAAGGCTTTGACTCTCTAACTTTTTCGTTGAAACCTCTTCGAAACAGAGGTTTTATTTGTATGGTTATGTCGAAAGCTATCCCTTTTCTCTGTTAGCTGATGTCTTTTTTTAACCCTGAAATTTCTACTTCTGAAGCTCCAGTTCTATTTGCTGGATTTATTATATGTAGAAAGATTCTACAcacatttaaattaaaaaactaGATTAGattcaattatattttattatattcatatttaagttttgattttggttatcTTGTAAGTTGCCCACAATTGGTCTTGTAGTTCAGGCAGTTCAGAGGCATGAATCTACAACTAAAAGTTTTAATGACTGACATGCTTTTCCTGTGCAAAAGAACCAGTTTCTAACTATCAAGCATAACGTTTTGGTCAAATTTCTTCCGAAACCTTACTATTAGAAAATCTATTATCCTGCTTAACTtgaattacttttttttttcccttttgttcaGCATACACCTCTTGAGCAATTGGACAAAAAACATTTTGCTAAGCTCTCACGTGGGGTAGAACAAAATGGCAATGCTGCATCTTCACAACAGATGGATAATTCAAAAGAGATTGCTCTGATAGAGGCCAAGATAAAACACCTGTGTGAACTGCTATATGAGGTTTGCATCTTCTATATATATTGTAATTCTATCTTTTGGTCCACTTTTCCTTTTTGTCACAGcttaaataaaatattctctAATTCAGCCAAGGTTTAAATTCCAACAGAGTTTCTAACATTTCAGTCCATTCCATTCTCTCAgctattttgaaaatttgacatttgattttttttactatatCGATTAAATCTCAAGTAAAGCatatatattgaaaaaaaaatattatattttttttggggtggggggtggggggtggggttgggatTACCATGATAAAGATTACATTTGATTTCAACCTGGACTTTGATGTGAAAACTGAGGTTAAAACCTTGGACCAGGGTGACAAACACCACAGAATAGCAATTTTAGATGCATGCAAACTTCTATATGCATCTTTAGAATATGCTGATGGTTTTATTTGTGATAATATGCAGACAATATtgcaaactaaagaaaatgTTGAGAAGAAACAGGCTTTAACATACGAGGAAATGGAAGCGGAGCGTGAAGAGGTAATGTTATGCTTTTGTTCTTGATAAATTTTTCTGTTTATATTAATGCGATATATCGTTTGTGGAAATC
Protein-coding regions in this window:
- the LOC122066239 gene encoding splicing factor SF3a60 homolog translates to MSSTLLEVTRAGHEEVERLERLIVKDLQREPASNRERLFQSHRVRNMIDSIISTTEKLNEIYEDKDNARKDEIAALGGQTATGTNVFSSFYDRLKEIREYHRRHPVARVVDAGEEYEELLKQEPHVEFSGEEAFGRYLDLHELYNEYVNSKFGEPIEYSAYLDVFAQPHKIPRNHKLTRQYREYLEHLLEYLIYFFQRKEPLQDLDRVFSKVEADYEELWVDGKIQGWENKSQENGHASAQDSVIDLDYYSSVEELIEVGPERLKEALAALGLKAGGTVQQRAERLFLTKHTPLEQLDKKHFAKLSRGVEQNGNAASSQQMDNSKEIALIEAKIKHLCELLYETILQTKENVEKKQALTYEEMEAEREEEEVQADTESDEEDQQIYNPLKLPMGWDGKPIPYWLYKLHGLGQEFKCEICGNHSYWGRRAFERHFKEWRHQHGMRCLGIPNTKNFNEITSIKEARLLWEKIHERQGLNKWRPDLEEEYEDKEGNIYNKKTYTDLQRQGLI